The following coding sequences lie in one Pelobacter seleniigenes DSM 18267 genomic window:
- a CDS encoding fumarate reductase/succinate dehydrogenase flavoprotein subunit, whose product MILDGKAPTGPIETSWDRHRFDMKLVNPANKRKFKILVVGTGLAGGAAAATLGELGYNVEAFCYQDSPRRAHSIAAQGGINAAKNYPSDGDSIYRLFYDTVKGGDFRAREADVWRLAQVSNNIIDQCVAQGVPFARDYAGYLDNRSFGGAQVSRTFYARGQTGQQLLLGAYSALSRQIKNKTVKMFARREMLDLVVVDGVAKGITCRNLITGEIESYWGDAVILATGGFVNVFYLSTNAMGCSATAIWKATKKGAYMANPCYTQIHPTCIPQHGDKQSKLTLMSESLRNDGRVWVPKRAEDCGKHPNQIAEEDRDYYLERKYPSFGNLAPRDIASRAAKEQCDDGRGVGDTKRGVYLDFQAAIDRVGQPLIQQRYGNLFDMYEKITDENGYERPMRIYPAPHYSMGGLWVDYHCMSNIPGLFVLGEANFSVHGANRLGASALMQGLADGYFVIPYTIAQYMASITPGQIKEDHPEFKKSAEEVKGQIDKMLSIKGKKTVGELHRELGSVMWEDVGMARSDASLKHALQRIPEIRDEFWNNVNVTGTAGELNQQLENAGRLADFLEFAEMMTKDALHREESCGGHFRTEHQTEDGEAMRDDENFCYAAAWEFKGVDNEPELHKEPLKFENVKLAVRSYK is encoded by the coding sequence CGAACTCGGCTACAACGTGGAAGCCTTCTGTTATCAGGACAGCCCGCGTCGCGCCCACAGTATCGCTGCTCAGGGCGGGATCAATGCGGCGAAGAACTACCCGAGTGACGGCGACAGCATCTATCGCCTGTTTTACGATACCGTCAAAGGCGGGGACTTCCGCGCCCGTGAAGCTGACGTCTGGCGTCTGGCCCAGGTCTCCAATAATATTATTGACCAGTGTGTCGCTCAGGGCGTGCCTTTTGCCCGCGACTATGCCGGTTACCTGGACAACCGCTCCTTTGGTGGCGCCCAGGTCTCCCGGACCTTTTATGCCCGCGGTCAGACCGGTCAGCAGTTGCTGCTCGGTGCCTATTCGGCCCTGTCCCGGCAGATCAAGAACAAGACCGTCAAGATGTTTGCCCGCCGCGAAATGCTCGACTTGGTGGTGGTCGACGGGGTGGCCAAAGGGATTACCTGCCGTAATCTGATTACCGGTGAAATCGAATCTTACTGGGGCGATGCCGTCATCCTCGCCACCGGCGGTTTTGTCAACGTCTTCTACCTGTCCACCAATGCCATGGGCTGCAGTGCCACGGCGATCTGGAAAGCAACCAAAAAGGGCGCCTACATGGCCAACCCCTGCTACACCCAGATCCACCCGACCTGTATCCCTCAGCATGGTGACAAGCAGTCCAAACTGACCCTGATGTCCGAGTCCCTCCGGAACGACGGCCGGGTCTGGGTTCCCAAACGGGCTGAGGATTGCGGTAAGCACCCGAACCAGATTGCCGAGGAAGATCGCGATTACTATCTGGAGCGGAAATACCCCTCCTTCGGCAACCTGGCCCCGCGCGATATCGCTTCGCGTGCCGCCAAGGAACAATGCGACGATGGGCGCGGTGTCGGCGACACCAAGCGCGGCGTTTATCTCGACTTCCAAGCGGCCATTGATCGGGTCGGCCAACCACTGATCCAACAACGGTATGGCAACCTGTTCGACATGTATGAAAAGATCACGGATGAAAACGGCTATGAGCGGCCGATGCGGATCTATCCGGCCCCCCACTATTCCATGGGTGGACTCTGGGTTGATTACCACTGCATGAGCAATATCCCCGGTCTGTTTGTCCTGGGTGAAGCTAACTTCTCCGTTCACGGTGCTAACCGGCTCGGCGCTTCGGCCCTGATGCAGGGACTTGCTGACGGCTATTTCGTCATTCCCTACACCATCGCCCAGTACATGGCGTCTATCACTCCGGGGCAAATCAAGGAAGATCATCCCGAGTTCAAGAAGTCGGCTGAAGAGGTCAAAGGGCAGATCGACAAAATGCTGTCGATCAAAGGCAAGAAAACCGTCGGCGAACTTCACCGTGAGCTGGGTAGCGTCATGTGGGAAGATGTCGGCATGGCAAGAAGCGACGCCAGCCTCAAGCATGCTCTCCAGCGGATTCCGGAAATCCGCGATGAATTCTGGAACAATGTCAACGTCACCGGCACAGCGGGCGAGTTGAACCAACAGCTCGAAAATGCCGGCCGCTTGGCTGATTTCCTTGAATTCGCCGAGATGATGACCAAAGATGCCCTCCATCGTGAGGAATCCTGCGGTGGTCACTTCCGTACTGAGCATCAAACCGAGGATGGCGAGGCAATGCGTGACGATGAGAATTTCTGTTACGCTGCTGCCTGGGAGTTCAAGGGGGTTGACAACGAACCTGAGTTGCACAAGGAACCCTTGAAATTTGAAAACGTCAAACTTGCCGTGAGGAGTTACAAATAA
- a CDS encoding succinate dehydrogenase/fumarate reductase iron-sulfur subunit — MNLTLHVWRQKGPQDKGKLETYQAKDVSPDESFLEMLDEVNDHLIKSGKDPIAFDHDCREGICGMCSQVINGRPHGQQELTTVCQLHMRQFKDGDEIFIEPWRARAFPIIKDLIVDRSALDAVMQAGGYASCHTGGVADANDLLIGKPVADYAMDAAECIGCGACVAACPNSSAMLFTSAKVAQLAVLPQGKPEARRRVQAMTKAILDEGFGNCTNHYECEAACPKGISVKFIAKLNREYIKSMVPSSAE; from the coding sequence ATGAACCTTACATTGCATGTATGGCGCCAGAAGGGGCCACAAGATAAAGGAAAACTGGAAACCTATCAAGCCAAGGACGTCAGCCCGGATGAGTCGTTCCTGGAAATGCTTGACGAGGTCAACGATCATCTGATCAAGTCCGGGAAAGACCCGATCGCCTTCGATCACGATTGCCGTGAAGGGATCTGCGGGATGTGTTCGCAGGTCATCAATGGCCGTCCCCACGGTCAACAGGAACTGACGACCGTCTGCCAGCTGCATATGCGCCAGTTCAAAGACGGTGATGAAATTTTCATCGAGCCCTGGCGGGCACGCGCTTTCCCGATCATTAAGGACCTGATCGTGGACCGGAGCGCCCTCGATGCCGTGATGCAGGCTGGCGGCTATGCCTCCTGTCATACCGGCGGGGTCGCCGATGCCAATGATCTGCTGATCGGCAAACCGGTGGCCGACTACGCCATGGACGCGGCAGAGTGTATTGGCTGCGGCGCCTGCGTCGCCGCCTGCCCCAACAGCTCGGCCATGCTGTTCACCAGTGCCAAGGTCGCTCAGCTGGCGGTCTTGCCCCAAGGGAAGCCGGAAGCCAGACGTCGGGTGCAGGCCATGACCAAGGCGATTCTGGACGAAGGCTTCGGTAACTGTACCAACCATTATGAATGTGAAGCTGCCTGCCCGAAAGGGATCAGCGTCAAGTTCATCGCCAAACTCAACCGGGAATACATCAAGTCTATGGTCCCGAGTTCGGCGGAATAA
- a CDS encoding 50S ribosomal protein L11 methyltransferase encodes MRDNYQPLTIGRRITIRSPEDSAPEPVSGISIILERGAFGSGEHETTRSCLELLESGLVAPGDKVLDFGSGTGLLSITALLFGAAEAYCVDIDQAAIESGRRNCLINGLSRQVNHFCGRLEELQETAFNLVLANIYSDILLASATDLTNRCAPDAYLLLSGIPWEDNFDIRSRYQQLGCKTLKNLWLEDYTTLLLQKG; translated from the coding sequence ATGCGGGATAATTATCAACCATTGACCATCGGCCGCAGGATCACCATTCGGTCACCCGAAGACTCGGCGCCCGAGCCGGTTTCCGGGATCTCGATCATTCTGGAGCGCGGCGCCTTCGGCTCAGGAGAACATGAAACCACCCGCAGCTGCCTGGAATTGCTCGAATCCGGGCTGGTGGCCCCGGGTGATAAAGTGCTTGATTTTGGCAGCGGTACCGGCTTGCTGAGCATTACCGCACTCCTCTTCGGAGCCGCAGAGGCCTATTGTGTCGACATTGACCAGGCCGCCATTGAGAGCGGCCGCCGTAATTGTCTCATCAACGGCTTGTCGAGACAGGTCAACCACTTTTGCGGCCGCCTTGAAGAGCTGCAGGAAACCGCCTTCAACCTGGTTCTCGCCAACATCTATAGCGATATCCTGCTGGCCTCGGCGACAGACCTGACTAACCGTTGCGCTCCAGACGCCTACTTGCTGCTGTCCGGTATTCCCTGGGAGGATAATTTTGATATCCGCAGCAGATATCAGCAGCTGGGCTGCAAGACCCTGAAAAATCTCTGGTTGGAAGACTATACGACCCTACTGCTGCAAAAAGGCTAG
- a CDS encoding AEC family transporter gives MLLIETVTIVIPVFLVISLGALLKKTGLLDDQFLHRTNRLVYVIFLPLLLFYKISKAEFAAFFNPALIAGSMLAILLAFALSFSFSTLRRYSAPTKGSFCQGTFRGNLAYIGLAISLNAYGETGLTNAGILMGFLVPVLNLFAILSLLLPQPGTQGRNRLTWLRKILLDPLILASFLGIGWSFLKIPMPLILDRALGITAGLTLPLALIAIGGSFSLQRLKGDLQLAGLASIIKLIGLPLLAAGILVIFGVTGTDLGIGIILAGTPAATATYIMAHQLKGDAELAGSIVMMSTLGSAFSYTLMLLIFKGTGLL, from the coding sequence ATGCTGCTGATCGAAACTGTCACGATTGTCATCCCGGTGTTTCTAGTCATCAGCCTGGGAGCCCTGCTTAAAAAAACCGGCCTGCTCGACGACCAGTTTCTCCATCGGACCAATCGGCTGGTCTATGTTATCTTTCTGCCCTTGCTGCTGTTTTATAAAATCTCCAAGGCGGAATTTGCAGCCTTTTTCAACCCGGCCCTGATCGCCGGTTCGATGTTGGCTATTTTGTTGGCCTTTGCCCTGTCTTTTTCCTTCAGTACCCTGCGCCGCTATTCCGCTCCGACCAAAGGAAGTTTCTGTCAGGGAACCTTCCGCGGCAACCTGGCCTATATCGGCTTGGCCATCAGCCTGAACGCCTACGGCGAAACCGGCCTGACCAACGCCGGTATTCTGATGGGCTTTCTGGTGCCGGTCCTGAATCTGTTTGCAATTCTCTCCCTGCTCCTGCCACAACCGGGAACCCAGGGCAGGAATCGCTTAACCTGGTTGCGTAAAATCCTCCTTGATCCTTTGATCCTGGCGTCCTTTCTCGGCATCGGCTGGAGTTTTTTAAAAATCCCCATGCCTCTGATCCTGGATCGTGCCCTGGGCATCACGGCCGGGCTCACCCTCCCCCTGGCCCTGATCGCTATTGGCGGTTCCTTCTCCCTGCAACGGTTAAAAGGAGACCTGCAGTTGGCAGGACTGGCCAGCATCATCAAACTGATCGGTCTGCCCCTGCTCGCGGCCGGAATTCTGGTTATCTTCGGCGTAACCGGCACCGACCTGGGGATCGGTATAATTCTGGCCGGGACGCCAGCCGCCACTGCAACCTACATTATGGCCCATCAGCTCAAAGGGGATGCGGAACTGGCCGGGTCTATTGTGATGATGTCAACCCTCGGTTCAGCCTTCAGTTATACGCTGATGCTGCTGATCTTTAAGGGAACCGGACTTCTCTAA
- a CDS encoding sensor histidine kinase, with the protein MAIAIRKQDRFRLGLLILLVGSVTALHYLTATHYMQFHDIYRRLYYLPIILGGLWYGIPGGAGVAILVSVIYAPHVLYQWGHMPADNLEKYLEILLYNLIGFVTGFLSSRIFAERRQVEENMQRLQESYAKLREQADLIMEIEDQLRQADRLTALGELSAGMAHEIRNPLGSIRGTAEILKDALPADSRYGEFGEILISEVERLNKVVEDFLSFARSEQTETEDFDPNSVLREVLQFSRQQLKRQRTEIEWQEVALPRVVGNAGQFKQVFLNLILNALQAMGDKGRIRINGALDDKGRVVLSFQDSGPGIAAENLDKVFNPFFTTKSDGTGLGLAITYRIVQNHGGRISVANVPAGGAEFRLELQPAMR; encoded by the coding sequence ATGGCCATTGCTATTAGAAAACAGGATCGATTCAGACTGGGGTTGCTGATTCTGCTGGTTGGCTCAGTGACTGCCCTGCATTATCTGACCGCAACCCATTACATGCAGTTTCATGACATCTATCGCCGACTCTATTACCTGCCCATCATCCTGGGCGGACTCTGGTACGGCATTCCCGGCGGGGCCGGGGTGGCGATTCTGGTTTCGGTCATCTACGCCCCGCATGTGCTTTATCAATGGGGGCATATGCCCGCCGACAATCTCGAAAAATACCTCGAGATTCTGCTTTATAACCTGATCGGCTTCGTGACCGGATTTCTGTCGTCGAGAATCTTTGCCGAGCGCCGCCAGGTCGAGGAAAACATGCAGCGTCTGCAGGAGAGTTATGCCAAATTGCGCGAACAGGCGGATCTGATCATGGAGATCGAGGATCAGTTGCGGCAGGCGGACCGGTTGACCGCACTTGGCGAATTATCCGCAGGAATGGCCCATGAAATTCGTAATCCCCTTGGGTCGATTCGCGGGACCGCAGAAATTCTCAAGGATGCGCTGCCCGCTGACAGCCGTTACGGTGAGTTTGGAGAGATCCTGATCAGTGAAGTGGAACGGTTGAACAAAGTGGTCGAGGACTTTTTAAGTTTCGCCCGTTCCGAACAAACCGAAACCGAAGATTTCGACCCTAACAGCGTGCTCAGGGAAGTCCTCCAGTTCAGTCGTCAACAGCTTAAACGGCAACGCACTGAGATTGAATGGCAGGAGGTCGCCTTGCCACGGGTGGTTGGCAACGCCGGTCAGTTCAAACAGGTTTTTCTTAATTTAATTTTGAATGCCTTGCAGGCCATGGGGGATAAAGGGCGGATTCGGATCAACGGGGCGCTTGACGACAAAGGACGGGTTGTGCTGAGTTTTCAGGACAGCGGCCCGGGGATTGCAGCTGAGAATCTGGACAAAGTGTTCAACCCGTTTTTTACCACCAAATCCGACGGTACCGGGCTAGGTCTGGCTATCACCTATCGCATCGTGCAAAATCATGGCGGCCGTATCAGTGTCGCCAACGTACCTGCCGGGGGCGCGGAATTCAGGCTGGAACTGCAACCGGCCATGCGTTAA
- a CDS encoding sigma-54-dependent transcriptional regulator, translating to MKQILLIDDDNSLRRVMEFQLQEAGYQVLTARDGQQGLVAFRQHRPPLVITDVQMPGISGYDVLQEVLSLEPQTLVIIVTAFSTVEQAVDAMKVGAYDYLAKPFSRDQLCLTVAKAFEFRNLKQENSALRDVLAARDDSLRIIGESSAMTQLLQRVEKVAVSQASILISGESGTGKEVIAQTIHQRSERHAGPFIAVNCAAIPKDLIESELFGHIKGSFTGAVKDRKGKFSLADKGTLFLDEIGELPVDLQPKLLRALQEQQIEPVGGTTEQVDVRVVAATNRNLEEAMAAGTFRDDLYYRLAVVPLELPPLRQRKEDIPLFVQYFLNKQQAGAQVRMTDQVLQSLQKYDWPGNVRELENVVEQMLILRNSDVIDLADLPERIGRPAGRGKGVLNLPEEGYSLEELEKEAVVEALRRCQGNKSKAANFLRIPRHTLLYRLEKYHIEA from the coding sequence TTGAAACAAATACTGTTGATTGATGATGACAATTCTTTACGCCGGGTCATGGAATTTCAGCTGCAGGAGGCCGGTTACCAGGTGCTCACGGCCCGGGACGGACAGCAGGGGCTGGTCGCCTTCCGCCAGCATCGGCCACCGCTGGTGATTACGGATGTGCAGATGCCGGGGATCAGTGGCTACGATGTTCTTCAGGAAGTGCTCAGCCTCGAACCACAGACCCTGGTGATCATCGTGACTGCATTCAGTACGGTGGAGCAAGCGGTCGACGCAATGAAGGTTGGGGCCTATGATTACCTGGCAAAACCGTTCAGCCGTGACCAACTCTGTCTGACCGTGGCCAAGGCCTTCGAATTTCGGAACCTCAAACAGGAGAACAGCGCCCTGCGCGACGTTCTGGCGGCGCGGGATGATTCATTACGGATTATCGGTGAATCCAGCGCGATGACGCAGTTGCTGCAACGGGTTGAGAAGGTGGCCGTCAGCCAGGCTTCGATCCTGATCAGCGGGGAAAGCGGCACCGGTAAGGAGGTCATTGCCCAGACTATTCACCAACGCTCTGAGCGCCATGCCGGTCCCTTTATTGCGGTCAATTGCGCCGCCATCCCCAAAGATCTTATCGAGAGTGAGCTGTTCGGGCATATCAAGGGCTCTTTTACCGGCGCGGTGAAGGATCGAAAGGGCAAATTCAGTCTTGCCGATAAGGGGACCCTGTTCCTGGATGAGATCGGAGAGCTGCCCGTCGATCTGCAGCCGAAACTCCTGCGAGCACTCCAGGAGCAGCAGATCGAGCCGGTGGGAGGGACCACTGAACAGGTTGATGTGCGGGTGGTCGCCGCCACCAACCGCAATCTTGAAGAGGCCATGGCCGCCGGGACTTTCCGCGATGACCTCTATTACCGACTGGCGGTTGTGCCGCTGGAATTACCGCCCCTGCGGCAACGGAAGGAGGACATACCGCTGTTTGTTCAGTATTTTTTGAACAAGCAGCAGGCCGGAGCCCAGGTCAGGATGACCGACCAGGTCCTGCAGAGCCTGCAGAAGTACGATTGGCCGGGTAATGTCCGCGAGTTGGAAAATGTTGTTGAACAGATGTTGATCCTGCGCAATTCCGATGTTATCGATCTGGCCGATCTGCCGGAGCGGATCGGCCGACCGGCGGGCCGGGGCAAGGGGGTGTTGAACCTGCCGGAAGAGGGGTACTCCCTGGAGGAACTGGAAAAGGAAGCGGTTGTCGAGGCGCTGCGGCGCTGCCAGGGGAATAAAAGCAAGGCCGCCAATTTTTTACGGATTCCTCGGCACACCCTATTGTATCGTTTGGAAAAATACCATATTGAAGCCTAA
- a CDS encoding trypsin-like peptidase domain-containing protein, whose translation MILRRFMLPFLVILLCQPALAANRRTAVVDAVAKARVAVVNIRTEKIVQHGNNPFFGFGDSIFDQFFRELMPSQSYRTQALGSGVIIDAQGHILTNAHVVDKASKIYVALSENSRELEAKLIGKDTRIDLAVLKIVEPGPYPFLAPGRSDDLMLGETVIAIGNPLGLGHSITTGIVSSLKRRIQLSEQLSSVFIQTDALINPGNSGGPLINVNGELIGINTAIARQAQGIGFSIPIDIAKRVLADLIEYGRVRRGFLGLIVGEVSPAFVRSYGNGGVLVDDVLPQSPAEQAGLQAADVILSIDGIPLASPAQYHSLVQTYTPGDGFEISLLRGLKEHSVKVVLSPLPEGYELSYTRRVFGFGLEQSSRGMLIDRVDNGTPADRVGLKRGDLVVKIDDVTIKTLEDFNQAMEDRLGQKPLTFTVVRDQVAYLVELP comes from the coding sequence ATGATTTTACGTCGATTTATGCTGCCGTTTCTTGTTATCCTGCTCTGTCAACCAGCTCTTGCCGCCAACCGGCGGACCGCAGTGGTTGATGCCGTGGCCAAGGCCCGTGTCGCGGTCGTGAACATTCGGACCGAAAAGATTGTGCAGCATGGCAACAACCCGTTTTTCGGCTTTGGGGATTCGATTTTTGACCAGTTTTTCCGGGAGCTGATGCCGTCGCAAAGCTACCGCACCCAGGCCCTCGGTTCCGGGGTGATTATCGATGCACAGGGGCACATCCTGACCAATGCCCACGTGGTCGATAAAGCCTCCAAAATCTATGTGGCCCTGTCGGAAAACAGTCGGGAACTGGAAGCAAAACTGATCGGCAAGGATACGCGGATTGACCTGGCCGTATTGAAGATTGTCGAACCGGGGCCCTATCCCTTTTTGGCGCCGGGGCGTTCCGACGACCTGATGCTCGGAGAGACGGTCATCGCCATCGGTAACCCCCTGGGGCTGGGGCATTCCATCACCACCGGTATTGTCAGCTCTCTCAAGCGGAGAATTCAGCTCAGCGAGCAGCTCTCTTCAGTCTTTATCCAGACCGATGCGCTGATCAACCCTGGCAACTCCGGTGGTCCCTTGATCAATGTCAACGGGGAACTGATCGGTATCAATACGGCGATTGCCAGGCAGGCTCAGGGGATCGGCTTCTCCATCCCCATCGATATCGCCAAGCGGGTGCTGGCCGATTTGATCGAATACGGTCGGGTCCGGCGCGGTTTTCTCGGCCTGATTGTCGGCGAAGTCAGTCCCGCGTTCGTGCGGTCCTATGGCAACGGCGGGGTGCTGGTGGATGATGTGCTCCCCCAGTCTCCGGCGGAGCAGGCCGGACTGCAGGCCGCTGACGTCATCCTGTCCATCGACGGTATTCCGCTGGCTTCACCAGCGCAATATCATTCTCTGGTGCAGACCTATACCCCGGGTGACGGTTTTGAGATCTCCCTGTTGCGCGGCCTGAAAGAGCATTCTGTCAAAGTTGTGCTATCGCCCTTGCCCGAAGGATATGAATTATCATATACTCGCAGAGTTTTCGGATTCGGTCTGGAACAAAGCAGCAGGGGGATGCTGATCGACCGGGTTGATAACGGCACACCCGCTGACCGGGTCGGCCTCAAGCGGGGCGATCTGGTCGTCAAAATAGATGATGTCACAATCAAGACCCTGGAGGATTTCAACCAGGCGATGGAAGATCGTCTGGGGCAAAAACCGCTGACCTTTACCGTGGTCAGGGACCAGGTTGCTTATCTGGTGGAACTGCCGTGA
- a CDS encoding TlpA disulfide reductase family protein has translation MLKIGSKGLGLVLACVFAGVLLAGCNNESSSEKEGEAQAAPAAPAGMIGLPAPDFTLTDMQGQQVSLSQFRGKIVILNFWATWCPPCVEEMPSMEQLYREFKDKDLVVLAVNVESSGQEAVGEFLAKKPYSFKILLDPDAEIQNTYGVFRLPESFLIDRNGIVVEKVIGGRNWRLGDLYEKISFLVKG, from the coding sequence ATGCTGAAAATCGGATCCAAAGGACTTGGCTTGGTCCTGGCCTGCGTATTTGCCGGGGTGTTGCTCGCCGGTTGCAACAACGAATCATCCTCCGAGAAGGAAGGCGAGGCTCAGGCTGCCCCGGCGGCTCCAGCGGGGATGATCGGTCTGCCGGCTCCGGATTTCACCCTGACCGATATGCAGGGGCAGCAGGTCAGTCTGTCGCAGTTCCGGGGGAAGATCGTTATCCTTAATTTCTGGGCAACCTGGTGTCCTCCCTGCGTCGAAGAGATGCCTTCCATGGAGCAGCTTTACCGGGAATTCAAAGATAAGGACCTGGTCGTGCTCGCAGTCAATGTCGAGAGCAGCGGCCAGGAAGCGGTCGGCGAGTTTCTGGCCAAGAAGCCATACAGCTTCAAGATTCTGCTCGATCCCGATGCCGAAATCCAAAACACTTATGGCGTGTTTCGCCTGCCGGAAAGTTTCCTGATCGATCGTAACGGAATTGTTGTGGAAAAGGTCATCGGCGGGCGCAATTGGCGACTGGGCGATCTGTACGAAAAAATTTCCTTCCTGGTAAAGGGGTGA
- a CDS encoding cytochrome c biogenesis CcdA family protein produces the protein MGGGADITIWIAFSAGVLSYFSPCVLPLIPSYLTYISGLSFGQLKEEHPGAQVRLTILAHSLMFITGFSLVFIALGALAGLASASFELHLRDSLGIIQKIGGVLIFLFGIHLSGLFHFGILLGEKRVQLRNKPAGFIGTLLVGIAFAAGWTPCIGPILGAILTIAAGSSGGAGKGVLLLSVYSAGLGVPFLISGLLFHAFLNFFDRFKKHIRIVEILTGGLLMVAGILLFFDLLTPITSFLYRTFPMSLG, from the coding sequence ATGGGAGGCGGCGCCGATATCACCATCTGGATCGCTTTTTCTGCGGGGGTGTTGTCCTACTTTTCCCCCTGTGTACTGCCCCTGATTCCTTCATACCTGACCTATATCTCCGGGTTGTCCTTCGGCCAGCTGAAGGAAGAACACCCCGGAGCACAGGTGCGGCTGACCATTCTTGCCCACTCGCTGATGTTCATCACCGGGTTCTCGCTGGTGTTCATCGCCCTCGGTGCCCTGGCCGGACTGGCTTCCGCGTCCTTTGAGCTGCATCTGCGCGACAGTCTGGGGATTATTCAGAAAATCGGCGGGGTGCTGATTTTCCTGTTCGGCATCCATCTCAGCGGGCTGTTTCATTTCGGTATCCTGCTCGGTGAGAAACGGGTCCAACTCCGCAATAAACCGGCCGGCTTCATCGGGACCCTGTTGGTCGGTATCGCCTTTGCCGCCGGCTGGACCCCCTGTATCGGACCGATTCTCGGAGCCATTCTGACCATCGCCGCCGGCAGCTCGGGCGGGGCCGGCAAAGGGGTGCTGCTGCTTAGTGTCTATTCCGCAGGGCTGGGGGTTCCATTCCTGATCTCAGGTCTGCTGTTCCACGCTTTTCTCAACTTTTTCGACCGTTTCAAAAAGCATATCCGCATTGTCGAAATCCTCACCGGCGGCTTACTCATGGTCGCTGGCATTTTGTTGTTTTTTGACCTTTTGACCCCCATCACCAGCTTTCTGTACCGGACCTTTCCCATGTCCCTGGGATAG
- a CDS encoding Fur family transcriptional regulator: MDRVAVFNEYVRQKGLKNTSQRMTILETFLNSKSHYSTEELYLKLRKKNPKIGYATVHRTLKLFAECGIATELNFGDGQARFEPVHDEQHHDHLVCTRCGNIIEFEEPRIEVLQEEIGRKYDFRIENHRHELYGVCAECSAKKKN; the protein is encoded by the coding sequence ATGGACAGGGTAGCCGTTTTCAACGAATACGTGCGGCAGAAAGGCCTTAAAAATACCAGCCAGCGGATGACAATCCTGGAGACATTCCTCAATTCCAAGTCCCATTATTCCACCGAAGAACTTTATCTGAAACTGCGCAAGAAAAATCCCAAGATCGGTTACGCAACCGTGCATCGGACCCTGAAATTGTTTGCCGAATGTGGGATTGCCACGGAGCTGAACTTCGGTGATGGTCAGGCTCGTTTTGAACCGGTGCATGACGAACAGCACCACGACCATCTGGTCTGTACCCGCTGCGGCAACATCATCGAATTTGAAGAGCCGAGGATTGAAGTGTTGCAGGAAGAGATCGGCCGAAAATATGATTTCAGGATTGAAAATCATCGCCACGAACTTTATGGCGTTTGCGCTGAATGTTCAGCCAAGAAGAAAAACTGA